Proteins co-encoded in one Acinetobacter lwoffii genomic window:
- the tolR gene encoding protein TolR, whose translation MAIQGSGRFQRIKKPLKSDMNVVPYIDVMLVLLVIFMVTAPMITSGIKVDLPQANGLPIESKDAPTIVTLKEDGSYYLEYKNQATGPVTLEELTRTLVDAQTQAQNENKVLNVVINGHNTRPYGDVMALMSSLQDAGLSQVGLLTKPLE comes from the coding sequence ATGGCGATTCAAGGTTCAGGACGCTTTCAGCGTATTAAAAAGCCACTGAAAAGTGACATGAATGTCGTACCATATATCGATGTCATGCTGGTACTTCTGGTGATCTTTATGGTCACCGCTCCGATGATTACCAGTGGCATCAAGGTTGACTTGCCTCAGGCCAACGGATTACCGATCGAATCCAAGGATGCCCCGACCATTGTCACACTGAAAGAAGATGGTTCATATTATCTAGAATATAAAAATCAGGCGACTGGTCCGGTCACACTGGAAGAATTGACGCGTACTCTGGTTGATGCCCAAACCCAGGCACAAAATGAAAACAAGGTGCTCAATGTCGTGATCAATGGCCATAATACCCGTCCATATGGCGATGTCATGGCCTTGATGTCCAGCCTGCAGGATGCTGGCCTTTCTCAAGTCGGTTTACTGACCAAACCCCTAGAATAA
- the tolQ gene encoding protein TolQ, which yields MATQLESSLQVSDLILQASPVVQLVMLSLLLASIYSWYLIARLYMSYKKAQADDEHFQKIFWSGAELNTLYNNAQLNSKRTGLEDIFYQGLGEFLKLKKRHAPTAQSIEGTERILRVGLSRDQGHLEQGLGALASIGSVAPYVGLFGTVWGIMNAFIGLADVDQVTLATVAPGIAEALIATAIGLFAAIPAVLAFNHFTAKGETVYSDRALFAEEMVALLQRQSVGVTQDKD from the coding sequence ATGGCGACTCAGTTAGAATCATCTCTTCAAGTTTCAGATCTTATTTTACAAGCAAGCCCTGTCGTACAACTGGTGATGCTTTCTCTCCTGTTAGCCTCAATATATAGCTGGTATCTGATTGCCAGGCTCTATATGAGTTATAAAAAAGCCCAGGCCGATGATGAACATTTCCAGAAAATCTTCTGGTCTGGTGCTGAGCTGAATACCCTGTATAACAATGCACAACTCAATTCCAAACGCACTGGCCTTGAAGATATTTTCTATCAGGGTCTGGGCGAGTTCCTGAAACTGAAAAAACGCCATGCGCCAACTGCCCAGTCGATTGAAGGAACAGAGCGTATTCTGCGTGTCGGTTTAAGCCGTGACCAAGGTCATCTGGAACAAGGTCTGGGTGCATTAGCAAGTATTGGCTCGGTTGCGCCTTATGTCGGTCTGTTCGGTACAGTCTGGGGCATCATGAACGCCTTTATTGGCCTGGCAGATGTTGATCAGGTGACACTGGCGACGGTCGCACCCGGTATTGCAGAAGCACTAATTGCAACAGCGATCGGTCTGTTTGCAGCTATTCCAGCAGTATTGGCCTTTAACCACTTCACGGCCAAAGGTGAAACGGTCTACTCTGACCGTGCACTGTTTGCTGAAGAAATGGTGGCGCTATTGCAACGTCAGTCTGTGGGCGTAACTCAGGACAAAGACTAA
- the ybgC gene encoding tol-pal system-associated acyl-CoA thioesterase, whose protein sequence is MANHFEFNIRVYIEDTDAGGIVYHANHIRYMERTRTEWLRAAGVSHYWHQTDYNFVVHKINVKYMRPILMDDLITVTARVISCKASSFVLQQNIYRGEIMLASGEVELACISAEMRPRRLPDEIRELIQKELEQD, encoded by the coding sequence ATGGCGAATCACTTTGAATTCAATATCCGCGTTTATATTGAAGATACTGATGCGGGTGGCATTGTCTATCACGCCAATCATATTCGCTATATGGAACGTACCCGTACCGAATGGTTACGTGCCGCTGGAGTGAGCCATTACTGGCATCAGACAGACTACAATTTTGTGGTGCATAAAATTAATGTCAAATACATGCGTCCGATCCTGATGGATGATTTAATTACTGTTACGGCACGTGTCATTTCATGTAAAGCTTCATCATTTGTATTGCAACAAAATATTTATCGTGGTGAAATCATGCTTGCATCAGGTGAGGTTGAGTTGGCATGTATCAGTGCAGAGATGCGACCACGTCGACTCCCGGATGAAATCCGCGAACTAATTCAAAAAGAATTGGAACAAGACTAA